The Candidatus Eisenbacteria bacterium genome window below encodes:
- a CDS encoding histone deacetylase, giving the protein MKPIFVATDRYEVDIGPHVFPTAKYRLVRLALLAGKACAPEDFAEPEPPSREDLLLVHTSAYVDDLDHARLTERTYRSELPVTRPVIEAFRLAAGGSILAARLAAERGVGVHLGGGLHHAFPDHAEGFCYVNDVAIAARAAQRDGLARKVLVVDLDLHQG; this is encoded by the coding sequence ATGAAACCGATCTTCGTCGCGACCGATCGGTACGAGGTCGACATCGGCCCGCACGTCTTCCCGACCGCGAAGTACCGCCTCGTGCGGCTCGCACTCCTCGCGGGGAAGGCGTGCGCGCCCGAGGATTTCGCGGAGCCCGAGCCTCCGTCGCGGGAGGATCTCCTTCTCGTGCACACGAGCGCCTATGTCGACGATCTCGATCACGCGCGCCTCACCGAGCGGACGTACCGGTCCGAGCTTCCGGTCACGCGCCCCGTGATCGAGGCGTTTCGCCTCGCGGCGGGCGGGAGCATCCTCGCGGCCCGCCTCGCGGCGGAAAGAGGCGTCGGAGTCCATCTCGGCGGCGGGCTGCACCATGCCTTCCCCGACCACGCCGAGGGTTTCTGTTACGTGAACGACGTGGCGATCGCCGCCCGCGCCGCCCAGAGAGACGGGCTCGCCCGAAAGGTACTCGTCGTCGATCTCGACCTCCATCAGGGGA